Within the Procambarus clarkii isolate CNS0578487 chromosome 28, FALCON_Pclarkii_2.0, whole genome shotgun sequence genome, the region gcagttttgcaaacacttacgaaccgtacatctttcttcaatctttggcggttctgttaacaattattaaacagttaatgagctcagaaGCACAGGGAGCCTACTTATAACAATGACATcaattgattgggaagttttcatgcttgtaaactgtttaataaatgtcaccaaagccgtcaaagtatgaggaaagatgtacacgttcgtaagtacttgtgttactgcttcgtgaatctggctcctgactCCATGGAACATACTTAGTTTCTCGCTCAACTCcttcatcctcactttcagatgaggTATATGACCTCCTTTTCTGTGTTTTAGGACACTTTCGTCTATTCGCTCATCTAACAAAATTGttctcaccccaggctcccctggGTCTCCCATAATTATGACTCACATCACTTTTCCATCTGTTTTCCCTCAGGCTCTGATAAGCCTCTGTAATCATATCGCTCTGATAAGCCTCTGTAATCATATCTGCACTCTCTGCTACGTCTCTCACATTTCTTACTCCTGCCTCTTGGATCTTGAATTTCGTCTCGGGGTGCATCATTTCTAGAAATTTCTCCATGATCATCAACTGTTTTAGATCATTATGAAATTCCACCCAGACAGCTTCCATCCACCTCTGGAAACGCCTTTCCAGGTCTCTAGTTGTCTCGGCAAATGTGCTTGCAGGAGCTTtcgtcatttctctgaagcgcttcctatttgcttcaggggttaactgaaacgaacaCAATCTGCTGTTCTTCACAATCCAGTAGTCAGACCAGGTTGACTGGTTCTGTCACTCTCTGGCAGCACCAGTCAACCGTAATTGGACCAATTGGGCCCACTCTCCCTGTGGAGAGTGGGCCCATTGTTTGATGTCGGCTACCTTCTCAAAGTGGTCGATGAGGCTTTCTGACTCCTCCGGCACAAACAGTGGAATATCTTTTTCTCTAACTCTGTGATCCTGTGGGAGTTCACAGAGACAGAGTTCACTGTGACACCACACGTGTGTGGTGCCCTCTGGCAAACCACGTTCAATTCCATGCTCTGACAAAGCTCTGTTTGCTTCTATTTCCAGTTTTGTTTTCTCTTTCTCTTGTTCTAGCTCCAGTTCCCTTACCCTGGTTTTTTCGTTTTCAATTTCTTCCTCTAATTTAATTATCTCCTTTTCTTGTTCCACTTtacttttctctttttctacctctaaTTCTTGCTTCAACCTCTCTAGTTGGAACTGCCTCTCtgtcctcacgttcttgttccatCTGGAGATCTACCTGAAACCTTTCCAAGATTATATTTCGCCTATTTCGGCTACTgcagctactcctactactgcgagTATTCCTACTTGATCCTTGGGATCACACTTCGTCTCGTTTGGCATCTTCCTTTCCACCTTCACCTCTTTTCTGGGCTCATTGTTCTACCACTTCATTCCTAGCTTTCAACTGCCTAAGGATCTCCTCCTTTATTCCAGCCACTTTGGATGACTTAACCCTAACACCACATTTCTCCGCAATTTGTCTTAACTGGTCCCTTGTGCACCCTTCTACATCTTCAGGCTTGCTGGGCTCTACAAATGCTTGCACCCTATCCTTCCTGTTCCGGGAGtcttcctgagagagagagataatcgtCAAACAGTTATGTGCTACCTACAGCTGCTATGGGTGTGTCAGTCCAACCTCCTGGACTCGAACTGTGGGTGTGTCAATTCAATCCCGGACTGGACCCCAATTCTATCTGGGGGTTGGAGATTTTCTTTGAAACTTGGTTATTTAACCAACCTGATACAGTACTAGGCTACTGTCGAACAGAGACCCCAACCACTCCCTAACAGAAATATGACCAACCATGACAGCCACACTTCTTATGCTGTCTGTCAGTCGACCAGGATGGACAATGGAGTGCTTGCAATTATTTGGGAGATCACCTTGGAAAGCGTCATGATCTTGaagaggggttcagcgtcaccaTTATTCAGGGGTGCTGATCCACTGCCTAATTGTCATGAGGACACACTCAaatcgagccgccgtgactccccgcaATTTTCTTATTCTGGGATGATCTCTTAAATTCCCCTTTGATGAGTTATTGTCCAATATCACCCAAGTTacagccgtctctctctctctctctctaaccaagaagtctcactaggacaagagcaaaaaccatctaacaaatgaaacaatacAAAAAAACATACACATGAATATGTACAAAAAAAGTTATATTACAATACAACCTCCTTGGCTGCTACCaactgaaaacactccaaatattccCTTAGGTCTTCATCCTATAACTGTATTTCCACACAGGTACGACCACCATAAGACGTCAGGTCGTCTCCAAATCTTCATAAATACCGAGAATTAACGTGCGTCACACACTCGGCAGCTTCTTCAACAGTCATGCACTGTAGCCGGCACTCAAATACTTCATACATAgccgtattcttcaatattcctgGACCACTGGAACGCACGTTCACCTCTGACGACTGCGGCAACTCAAGGGGCAATACCATGTCTGCTAGCGTCACATAATGTCACAAACTGTCGACATCCTATCTCCAGTAACATTGACAAGATGCTCATTCTCTGCctgtattattaaatattcattgatgtttattatatatatttcttccTCTGACCTCTTAATCTCTTGTCAGAAATGCAAAATAAACTCTCATCAGGTAGACTCGTTTCCCCAGGCTACCTTGGGTCATAACATTATGTGTCTGGATATGGTGGTAGGTCTTGTCATTATAGCAAGTTGGGTGGACCAGCTGTATATGGGTGCCTGGGTATGGTGCCAGGCCTGTCACTATAGCTGGGTGGCAGTTTTCCCGATATTTTACATTTCTTACCAAACTAAGAGTTCCTGGCCCAGTGACAGTGTCAGTAGAGTGGGTTGTGTGCCGTGTAAACTGTtggttattatggtgggttattgtggtggattattatggtgggttattgtggtggattattttggagggttattgtggtggattattatggtgggttattgtggtggattattatggtgggttattgtggtggattattttggagggttattgtagtggattattatggaaggttattgtagtggattattgtagttggttattgttgtggattattatggtgggttattgtcgaggattattattgagggttattgtggttgattattttggagggttactgtagtggattattatggaaagttattgtggtggattattatgattattatggtgggttattttcgtggattattaatgaaggatattgtggtggattattttggagggttCTTGTGAAGGATTATTAtgtagggttattgtggtggattattgtgatggattattattattgagggttaatgtggtggattattatagtgggttattgttgtggattattatgaaATGTTATTGAAGTGGGTTATTGTGGCAGATTATTTTgaggggttattgtggtggattattatggagggttattatggtgaATTATTTAGTTGTTCAGGCGGATCACCTGAGAAGGAGAAGTCATGCTGGGTCATTACTGGGTTGATGGCTTTATTAATTAGGAAGAACCATGGTCAATGTCTGGGGTCACCCGCTTGCgtcccgacggtcctcaggtcgacccgaTGTTCACGCAtttcttccttttaccttaagtcaacattttaatataattacCCAAAACACGTAACAAACTCAGCAACTGAACATGTTGAATAAAGTTCTGAAcagcagatgaaacataaagtcacctcagaagtttggcttcattaataaattaaaagcGACTATTAAAACAAAAGATATAATTGGGTTTAAAtgattcttaatataatattttatattgcaAAATTACTGCAGGTTATTATTAAAACAAGctattattgaagattattactaaagggatattattacaacagggaATTTTTGTAGGTTATTACTATGGGTTATTATTACAAAAGGGTGTTATTGTAGGTTATTACTTGGGGATATTTTTACAGAAAACTATTAAAACTATATTATAAGTAGCTATAATAAGCTATTACAAGCAGGATATAACAGCAGGTTGTTATTCCAGCTTGATGTTTATTAATATTGTTGCTGGTTAGTGAGGCGGGTTGTTATTACAGGTTACTATGAAAGTTTTAACAACTGATTGTtaagtctgatcatttacacaggCTGGTTGTTAAGGCTGGTTACACCAGACTATTAGGACGAGGATATTTCTGGAAGTTATTACGTAAGGATATTGAAGAAAGTTATTGGGGCAcggagttatgaggaagttgttgAACAGggttttacatttttttttttaatttatgtaaGATATTACGTGAGTAAATAACTTGATGTTATTTTTGTACGTTATTGCGTCAggttattatgatgtgttattactggagattattagggcgagttattatgtcaaactTTTACAGAAGGGTATTACTTCCCTTTATTATTTCCGGTTATTACTGCAAGTATTTGTTGATAATATTTACAGTTGTTAATTACCTGAGATAACCACTATTATAATCATTAACTAACCACTAATTACCTGAATTACCACTACGAGCGGTTATTACACCAGGATAATACTGCAGTTTCCAACGGCTGATAATTAAGACTGGTTATTTTCCTTTATTCAAACTATTAATAAAATTCCTAACTCACGTAATATATACACCTTTCCTGAGGTGTACAAATTACTGGGTTGAGGACATTATTAATGAAGAAAAGTCATGGTCAGTgtttggggtcacccgctgggggtcacgacggtccacaCGTCGACCCCACAGAACCGATCCTCTTCCTTTTACCTTAACAGTTTACAAGGAGTACTTCTTGACCTCACACGTTTGGTACtggtgtacttccttgacctgacACCTTGAGTACTGGAGTTCTTCCTTGACCACACACACTTAGTACTGGATTTCCTTGACCTCACACCTtgagtactggagt harbors:
- the LOC138369470 gene encoding golgin subfamily A member 6-like protein 25; translated protein: MVLPLELPQSSEVNVRSSGPGILKNTAMYEVFECRLQCMTVEEAAECVTHVNSRWNKNVRTERQFQLERLKQELEVEKEKSKVEQEKEIIKLEEEIENEKTRVRELELEQEKEKTKLEIEANRALSEHGIERGLPEGTTHVWCHSELCLCELPQDHRVREKDIPLFVPEESESLIDHFEKLTPEANRKRFREMTKAPASTFAETTRDLERRFQRWMEAVWVEFHNDLKQLMIMEKFLEMMHPETKFKIQEAGVRNVRDVAESADMITEAYQSDMITEAYQSLRENRWKSDIKEEIVDEDDKVKYDGNGLKPEDDEPRYEDDRGGTDNRCLALDLWNAGRGDGEDNSKLERSEGVKMSNTDSLVKMRENLGHLEDDHVSNE